aaatattctgtcagaaccacaaactgacgagaatcatgaaatctctatcaattacattaatactggaaaaatatggaaccgaaaagatatagaaaaaattgatgatatattttcttataatgtggcaatcgacatcataaatgataatgaagatcatgaaccaaaatcttttggtgaatgtaaaaatcggcaggattggataaaatggaaagaagccatccaggttgaattggattcgctaaataaacgtaatgtttttggacctatagtccttatacctgaaggtgtaaaacctgttggatacaaatgggtttttattcgaaagcgaaatgaggaaaatgaaatagtgagatataaagctcgacttgttgcacaaggtttttctcaaaggcctggaattgattatgaaaaaacgtattctcccgtgatggatgcaattacgtttcggtatttgattagcttggcggtatctgaaaatttagaaatgcgtcttatggatgttgttacagcttacttatatggatcacttgatagtaatatatatatgaaaatccctgaaggatttaagatgcctgaagcacaaagttcaaaacccagagaatgttattctgtgaaattacaaagatcattatatgggttaaagcaatctggtcgaatgtgttataatcgactaagtgatcacttgatgaaaaagggatatgtaaataattcaatatgcccttgtgttttcattaagaaaacaatatccggatgcgtaattattgctgtatatgttgatgatttaaacatcattggaacgaataaggaaattcaagaagttgtgtcatacttgaaggaagaatttgaaatgaaggattttggaaaaaccaagtattgtctgggtttacaaattgaacaaaaagaatgtggaatgtttgttcaccagacaaattatacagaaaagatccttaaacgttttaatatggataaatcaaatcctttaagtactccaatggttgttagatcattaaacatagaaaatgatccattccgaccatgtgaagaagaagatgaagatatttttggtccagaagtaccatatctaagtgctatcggtgcccttatgtattctacaaattgtacaaggcctgatatatcttttgccgtaaatttgttggcaagatttagcacatatccaacaaagagacactggaacggaattaaacatatattccgttatctatgaggaacgacagacttgggacttttgtattcaaaagatgctaatccaagtataattggttatgccgatgctggatacttatctgatccacacaaggcacgttcccaaactgtatatgtttttactcgtggaggcactgcaatttcttggcgttcacagaaacaaacgctcgtaacaacttcatcaaatcatgccgagattattgcactacatgaagcaagtcgtgaatgtgtgtggttaaaatcaatgacccaacatatccaaatctcatgcggattatcattcgacgagaagcctgtgatactatatgaagataatgatgcatgtgttgctcaaatgaaagaaggatacataaaaagcgacagaactaaacatattcctcctaagttcttcgcattcaccaaggagcttgagaagaataaatgtattgatgttcgtcacattcaatcaagtgaaaattcatcagatctcttcacaaaggcgcttcctacgtcaatattcagaaatcatatatataatattgggatgcgcaatctacgaaatttgtgaagaattgttcgtgtcaacatgagggagagtttacgtgactgcactctttttcccttgctatggtttttatcccaatgggtttttcctagtaaggtttttaacgaggcagtataaaaacacgtaatgaagacaatcattatgatcatcatcacaagggggagtgttgaaaaatatatttaaaatgtgtgtattgactatttgaatgttgaatatttgaatgttgaaaataagagttgtaaatattgaaaattagtgtgtgatgatgtaggtaatgatgtattttatttttggattatttgtaaagatttcctataaatagatctctcatttgtgaagaaaatcacaattgagtagagagaaaaatattataaagtgtgtagttcggtaaattttgagagtttgaaatttttactttttactataaatttttatttttcacggCAGTTTTCCAATTAAGACCCTACATTTCTGCTGTCATATAATCAAAATCCCGTCTCTTTTATGTGATGGAAAACAAACGAGGGAAGCATGCTAGTGTGCATGAAACAAAATCCCATGCTTTATTTCCATAGATCTCTCTGTTTACTCACTATAAACACTTTGCCAGAAATTAATTTCAACCTCTATTCAACTTTCTCTACTCGAGCTCTCTCTAAAACGCCTACCAGAACCAGCAAGTTTGTCGTTTACTGCAACACCCAGATAACGAAACATGGCCAGAACGGCGACATCTATGAGGCGGAGTCGATATTCCATCGCATGCCTGCAAAAAATGTGGTTTCTTACACCGCTTTGCTTTCAGCTTATGCGAACAACGGTAAAATCACCGACGCCCGGTGggtgtttgatgaaatgcccCATAGAACTGTTGCCGCATGGAATGCGATGATAACTGCGTATGTGAGGAATGCGAAAGGAGTTAATGGGATTGAAGAGGCCTATAGATTGTTTTTGCGGATGCCAAATAGAAACGCGGTGTCTTATGCTGTGATGATCACAGGTTTTGTCAAGGCAGGTAAGTTGGACGAGGCTGGGAGGTTGTATGGCGAGACACCAAGAAGTTATCAGGATCCGTTTTGCTCCAACATTATGATAAATGGATATTTGAAAAGTGGGAAGTTGGAGGAGGCTGTCAAAATTTTTAAGGGTATGGCGGAGAAGAATGCCGTGACTTGGAGCTCAATGGTGGCTGGTTATTGCAAGAAGGGTAGAGTTGGTGCGGCCAAAAAATTGTTTGATTTGGCGGAAGAATGTAGAAATGAGTTTACTTGGTGCGCGATGATCGATGGATATATGAAAGTGGGATGTTTTGAGGATGGTTTTGAATTGTTCTTGCGAATGAGAAGGGAAGATAACGTGGGAGTTGAGCCTACTGTTGTGACAGTAGTTTTTGAGTCGTGCGGCAAAATGAATAGATACAGAGAAGGATGTCAATTGCATGGGTTGTTCAGCCGTTTGGGCTTTGAGTTTGATGTGTTCTCGGGCAATTCTATTCTGACAATGTATACGAGATTGGGTTGTATGGGTGCAGCAAGAAAAATGTTTGTTACAATGAATAAAAGAGATGTGGTTTCCTGGAATTCTCTTCTTTACGGTTATGTTCAAGCTGGAAGACTTGAAGAGGCTTGTGAAATTTTTGAGAAGGCAGATGTCAAAGATTCAGTCACTTGGACGACCATGATTACAGGATTCTCTAGTAAAGGTTTAATGGAAAAATGCATTGATTTATTCAATAAGATGCCTGAGTGGGATGATGTTGCTTGGACTGCTATTATTTCAGGATTTGTTCATAATGGAAAACATGAAGAGGCTATCCGTTGGTTCATTCAGATGCATAGGACTGCTGTAAGGCCAAATTCTCTTACTTTGAGTAGCTTACTTTGTGCTTCAGCTGGTTTAGCATCTTTGAACCACGGTTTGCAAATGCATGCTCTTACCTTTAAAATGAATATGGAACATGATTTGTCTATCCAAAACTCTCTTGTCTCAATGTATTCGAGATGTGGAAGCATATATGATGCCTACTTGATATTCAAATCCATTACTGCACCCAACATTGTTTCATTCAATTCTATGATAAATGGGTTTGCCCATAATGGATATGGAGAAGAAGCATTCGAGTTATTTAGGCAATTGATTGATGATGAGCTGAAGCCTAATGAAGTTACATTACTTGGTGTTTTGTCTGCTTGTACCCATATGGGACTTGTAGATGAGGGATGGGAGTACTTCAGATCTATGAGCACGTTCTATGGGATGACTCCAGGTCCTGATCATCATGCTTGCATGGTTGATCTCCTTGGCAGAGCTGGGTTACTTGATGAAGCCACAAAACTGATAAAGTCAATGCCATTCAAGGCACATTCAGGAATATGGGGGGCCCTTCTTGGTGCTAGCAGAACTCACCTACGTATTGATCTTGCAAACCTGGCAGCCCAGCGCATTTTAGAACTTGAACCAAATAATGTGGTTCCATATGTGGTATTGTCAGATATTTATAGCATTTTAGGGAAGAGGAGGGAGGAAGAACAGATGAGATTGTCCAAAAGATTAAGTGGCATAAAAAAAAGTCCGGGTTACAGTTGGATTACTGTGAAGGATAAGGTTAAGTTATTCCTTTCAGGAGATATGTCTGATGTATATTTTGAACACATGAAAGCCACATTGAGTACATTTCTGTCCGAGACCACACAGCTACATAATCTTGACACTGATTGGTTTCCACCATAAAAATTCAGATTCCTGAAATTACTTGCATTGTCTTGATTATTATCGGTGCCCAGTGGTTCTCAGTTACTCATCAAACGTCACTCAGTTACTATCTTTAAGTTCGATTCATAAATGGTGGGCTACCGATAAAGAATCGATTCCAAAccacaatgctagcagatgaaAACTAAAACCTGCTTTTCTTCTCTCCAGCACTCCTATGAGGAGTAGTAGTCTTGGTTAGGACGGGTTAATCCCAGTAAGTACCACATGTGTTTACAGGAGCTCCTTAATGTGTTTGAGGCATTGTCCTTTACCCTTTTTAATGCAGTTGTGTTACATGGTATTCAGCTGTAGGAGGACAGGAACTTATTCAGATGATCATCTTCCATTTGTTTGTAGATCGGCTATTTGAGGTCAGTTTAAGGTTGCTGTGTCCATCTGTTattcaatatttaattgatCTGAATATCTTTTGATATTAAGTTGAACTGCTTCTGAATTGTCACCAATTTTCTGTTTCAGAGACATTTTTGTTCCTCCTGAATCCGTCGTCAGATA
This window of the Primulina tabacum isolate GXHZ01 chromosome 4, ASM2559414v2, whole genome shotgun sequence genome carries:
- the LOC142543217 gene encoding pentatricopeptide repeat-containing protein At1g53600, mitochondrial yields the protein MLVCMKQNPMLYFHRSLCLLTINTLPEINFNLYSTFSTRALSKTPTRTSKFVVYCNTQITKHGQNGDIYEAESIFHRMPAKNVVSYTALLSAYANNGKITDARWVFDEMPHRTVAAWNAMITAYVRNAKGVNGIEEAYRLFLRMPNRNAVSYAVMITGFVKAGKLDEAGRLYGETPRSYQDPFCSNIMINGYLKSGKLEEAVKIFKGMAEKNAVTWSSMVAGYCKKGRVGAAKKLFDLAEECRNEFTWCAMIDGYMKVGCFEDGFELFLRMRREDNVGVEPTVVTVVFESCGKMNRYREGCQLHGLFSRLGFEFDVFSGNSILTMYTRLGCMGAARKMFVTMNKRDVVSWNSLLYGYVQAGRLEEACEIFEKADVKDSVTWTTMITGFSSKGLMEKCIDLFNKMPEWDDVAWTAIISGFVHNGKHEEAIRWFIQMHRTAVRPNSLTLSSLLCASAGLASLNHGLQMHALTFKMNMEHDLSIQNSLVSMYSRCGSIYDAYLIFKSITAPNIVSFNSMINGFAHNGYGEEAFELFRQLIDDELKPNEVTLLGVLSACTHMGLVDEGWEYFRSMSTFYGMTPGPDHHACMVDLLGRAGLLDEATKLIKSMPFKAHSGIWGALLGASRTHLRIDLANLAAQRILELEPNNVVPYVVLSDIYSILGKRREEEQMRLSKRLSGIKKSPGYSWITVKDKVKLFLSGDMSDVYFEHMKATLSTFLSETTQLHNLDTDWFPP